CGTTGACACGGGCTTTGGTATGCTGCTCGATCGATCGCAGGAGCCGCTGCTCTCGCGGATCAAGAATGGTCATGGCGGTCCCTTCCCGACCGGCGCGGCCGGTTCGTCCAATGCGATGCACATAGACTTCAGCAGAAGCCGGCAGATCATAGTTGATCACATGCGAGACGTGCGGAATATCCAGGCCACGTGCCGCGACGTCGGTGGCCACCAGCAACGACGTTTGGCCGGACTTAAAGGCCTGCATGACGCGGTCACGTTGTCCCTGACTCATCCCGCCATGAATAGCCTCAGCCCGTTGACCGCGGCCGATCAGCATGGTCGTCACGTCGTCGACCTCCAGTCTCGTGCGACAAAATACCAGGGCGGATTTGGCGTCGGCCATCTCGATCACTCGGGCAAGCGCTGCTCCTCGATGCGATCGCGCCACGATATAAGCCGTTTGCTGAACGCGGGGGGTCGTCCCTGCCTTGACCGGTTCCTTCGCGATCGTAATCTCGGCCGGATTCCTGAGGTGTCGATGGGCGATCGAACGAATTCTCGGGGGCATCGTCGCGGAAAATAGCGCGGTCTGTCTGGTTTTCGGCGTCTGCTCCAAAATCGCATCGAGGTCGTCGGCAAACCCCATATCGAGCATTTCGTCGGCTTCATCCAGCACCACGAGTTTCACCGCCTGTAGGCGTAGCGTACCACGCCGGATATGATCGAGCGCTCGTCCTGGTGTCGCCACAACGACATCGACCCCTCGCTTCAGCGCATACAATTGCGGTCCGAAAGGCTGTCCTCCGTACAGCGTGAGCACGCTCGTTCGCAGTTCTTTCCCATAGCGCTGGACCGCTTCTCCGACTTGGATCGCTAATTCGCGGGTCGGAACGAGAACGAGGGTTGCGGGACGCGCCGTGATCCCATGCCCAAGTTGCTGTAGAAGTGGTAAGGCAAACGCCGCTGTCTTGCCCGTACCGGTGGCGGCTTGTCCCAGCAGATCCCTACCGGCAAGGAGCGGGGGAATGGCCTCACGTTGAATCGGGGTCGGTTCTTCATAGCCGAGCGTTTCCAGCGTCGTAAGCAGTGGCGCTTCAAGCCCAAGTGACGCGAATCCTGGTGAGAAGCCCGTAGCATTTGGGCTCGTGGACGCTGACGATTGGTTCTGTTTCATACGGATGCCGACACCTTTCATTCAGGGAATGGATTGAGAGTTGTTGCGAGGAAACCGGAATCAGTTTTTCGAATGCGATGGTACGTGGAAGAGGGCGGCTAGCGCAAGATACGGCGGCAGATGCTCATGCATGACATCGGACGAGCATTCCGTGATCGATCGACGCACAGAACGCTCTCTGCACATTCATCGGAGAAGACGTACGCCAAACACATCAATCGCTACAGGGTATTCATGTCGGAAGGAATTGACAGGATGATCGGACTACTGCTGAATCTCCATAGTCCTCATTTTTCACATCATCGAAAGAGGTACCTCGGGTGGAACGGAGCAGCAATTCCACCCGAACAGTGTCACGAACCGTTCATGAATCATGCGGGCTAGAGCCGTCTCAACTCCAAGGCACGTGCAGGAACCAAACGCTCATCCGCCGGGATGAGGAATATCACCTGAGCCAGGGCTCGGTACTTCGCTTCCAATGCACGACACCGGCTCACAAATTGACCGACCGACAAGCGCGGGAAATAGTCGCGATGTTTCTCATAAAAGAGCGCCCTGCGCCCCCAACGCTCAGCCTTGAAGAGGCACAATCGGGTCACCAATTCCAAGAGATGATTCGGGGACAACCGTGTCGGCTCCTGCTTGAATGGCGTAGAAAGAATGGCTGGAGAAAGACTCACTCCCTTCGTCACATCTTTCATAATGCATCCTCCTTGTGCGAGATGCGGGAATCATTGATCTGAGCATCCTGACCACATCGACTCATCTATCCACCGCCTTCGGTGTATGGTTATAATCCTGGAACATGAAAACAGCATTAGGTGAAGATGAAAACTTCTTCATGAAGCCAAAAAGTCATGGACCACCCCGCTATCCGAGGTGGTCCATGATCTGAACAGACACGACAGGGTTCGAATGACTATTCAGTGCACATGCAGATCCGGCAGGATCTCGGTCACAATAGTAGGTAACCGTTCCCCTTGGTGAGGCCAGATTGACGAGAGGTGTTCGATAAAAAAACCGGTGATAGGAATCATCCGAGATGATTCGTTACCTTGGCCAAGGTCGGCGCATCGGCCTCTGAAGATCGCACGTCTCACTCAACTGCAATTATGAGAACAACTTGTCTTGTCCTGGGGAACTCAGGGGCAGAGACATCTAGCCTCGAAATGCAGCGACTGCCTCTTCTTCCGTGTTACACAGTTCGATGGTGCTTCCGTACACACGGTTCAGGAGATGGAATCCACTCGCCTCCAGTGCTTCCTTGACCATCCCTCTCGCTGCGGCGATCTTCATCTTTCCTTGAACGGCGCTCAGCTCTTTCGACGTCAGGATGAGGACCCGGATCCCTCCGCTGCTGATATAGTCGATATCGGCCAAGTTCAGGATGACTTTTCGCGCACCGGCGTCTACGATTTTTTTCATCTCCTTGTTACCCTGCTCAGCGGTGGTGGCAGACAAGCTACCCTGCATCTTGACGAAGGTGATGCCAGCATCCTCGCGAGAGGCGACCGTCAACGTATGTCGAGTTCCTTGGTCCATCGTCGGCTCCTTATGCTAGTGAAGGGTTGCTCCGCAGTCCAACTTGCACAGCTGAGGCCTCACGACACGTTTCCCTCAGTCGCTCAGTCATGCATGCTCCTCAGGATCGGCACTCCAACGTGAGTCAGTCCACGCACGACCGACGGTCATACTACCAGCGATACCGTCGTGATTCTACTAGGACGATCGCAAAAACCCACTCCGCCAACCGGATCAGTTGCGCACATGGCTAGCCTGCCTCTTCTAACCTCGACATAGCTTCTTCCAGTGTAGAAGCATGGAGTCCCATCATCAGCGCTCCACTCAATTGCAGCACAGTCTTCACATGTGGAGTCCCTCCGACAAGCACCATATTTCCACCTGCCCGTGTCATTGTTCGAACCGCTTTCAGGATGACCCGCAATCCGATTGAAGACATGTACGAAATCGCGGAGAGATCCAACACCATCCGTCGCGCTCCACGCTCGATGTAATCCATCAATATCTGTTCAACCTCTGGGGCGCTGGTCGTATCGAAGCGGTTTCGTGGAGTCACAATTACGGCACCACCACTCTGATGTGACTCAACGTAAGCCCTTCCTCCCACTCTGTCCTGATGTGCTTGGGATGGGGCCTGTCTGATTTCGAACGGGCTGGCCACGGTCGCCTCAGTCTCACGGCTCGCAGGAATCTCCGCAGAGACGAGTTTCTTCTTCAGCATCAAGACATTGTGTCCGACATTACGATGGTATGTCACCTCGTCAAACATGGATCGGACCAGATGAATCCCTAAACCACCGATCTCACGTTCATGAAGCAATAGAGACAGGTCAGGATGGGCCGCAGTCAAGGGATTGAAGGGAATGCCGTCATCCGTAATCATGAGCACCACACACGCATCGCGCACCTCGCCTTCGACCTCAATGAGATGTTCATGTGGATCGTTTGGAAATGCGTACTGCACGACGTTATTGAGTAAATCGTCCAATGCCATATTCAGCGTAGGAATCAGTGGGGTCACCTCGGCCCATTGCGCAACGTAGTCTTCAAATGCCGTCTGTAGGACAGGAATGGCCGCCAATTGGTTCGGCATCGTTTGTCGAAACACCCTCGTGTTTACCTGAGACGGAACCACGCCTTGATATCGCAATCCCAGCATGGTGATATCGTCCGCCTGTGGGGCATCTCCGGCAAACCGCCTCACCGCACTCATGACTTCCCCAAGACGACTCACGACTGAGATCGCTTGAGAGTGGTCCAACACCTCTTTTAAGCGATCCTTACCGAACAGCTCGCGTCGCCGATTATCGGCTTCAGTTACTCCATCCGTGTAGAGGAAGAGCTCATCCCCCGGTTCCAATCGGGTCGTGTGTTCCGTAAAGGTAATCCCCGGCATGGGACCGACGAGAGGCCCATCCTGGACCGTCAACCATTCGAAGCCCCCATTTCGTCGTTTGAGCAAGGGAGGATTATGGCCCGCATTGGTCGTCAGAAGCGTGCCATCGCGAAGATTCAGGACACCGAGGTAGAGGGTCACAAACATACAGGAGTCGTTCTCCGCACTCAGCGCGTCGTTCACATGGGTCACGATACTCGCGGGTGAGGGATCAGAGGCCGCTCTCGTCTTGACCATGATCTTGGTCATGGCCATGAAGAGCGCGGCGGGAACCCCGTTCCCCGACACATCGCCGACGACGAAACACAACCGATGGTCGTCGACCAAAAAGAAATCATAGAGGTCGCCCCCGATCTCTAGAGCCGGTTCGAGGACCGCGTACAGCTCGATCTCCTTTCGATCGGGGAACGCTGGGAACACACGTGGAAGCATGCTCCGCTGAATATCCCGGCCTACATTCAGTTCTTCTTGCATACGGGTTTTCGCGGCCTCGACCAACGCCAAGGAATCAGCCAGCCGCGCCTTTGCATCTTCAGCTGCCTGTTCGGCATTTTTCAAGGCTGTAATATCCGTGGCGATAAAGACGATCCCGTCGTCGTGCGTCCTCCGCTCATTGATTTGAATCCACTCTCCAGTGGACCGATATTGAAGATACGGCGCACCAGGATTTCGATGCATGTCAAGACGCCATCGCATCCAGGGTTCGACATTCCCTATTGCGGCAGGGATATCGCCACGTTCGGCAGTTCGGCGGGCGATCGATTCGAACGACTCCCCCGACTGAACTTGGGCCCCGATTCCAGACATGACATCTCTATACTTGTGATTACAGATGACCAGACGATCGTCCGCATCGAACAAGGCAAACCATTGCGGAACGCTTTCAATGGCCTCGATCAACCGCGCATGGCTCGCACGCGCCAGACTGGAGGCCTGAGTGACTTGCCGATCGATAACGGCCAGAAGGGTCGACAGCGACACGGCGACGACGGCAAGCAGGTCAACTTCGATGGTCGGTGGCTGAACACGGCTCGTGATCTCTACCATACCGTAGAGCGGCATCAACCCGATAAGATGTGTCCCGGCAAGAGCGCACCCCATGGCAGTTGCCTTTTCCGGAACCCGCCAACCACCGTAGGCAATATTCCATCCTCCGATCACGATGACAATGACGCTGAGCGCAACAATCCCCATGATAGAGAAGACGAAGGACAGCACGGCGTTATGCAGATCCATCTGCTGATGCACCGCCATCATACTGGTTACGTGTGTGAGGGTCATGCAGGCCCCCGTCAGCATGCCTCCGGAGACGAGCCGCATCCACCCCTCGACATGGCTGCTGATCAAATAGACCGCGACGGCTCCGGTGGTCCCGGCGGATAACAGGGACAGAATGGCGAGCACGGAGTTCTGAGTTGCCGGAACCGGTGGACAAAACGCGAGATTCCCGATGAAGTGAATGGCCCAGATCTCCAGACCTGCTGCGACCGCACCGATGAACAACCAACGAACGCTGACCGGTCCCTCGTCGGAGGCGCGCATCCGTTCGGCAATGCTGAGAATGACGTACGAGGCTGAGCCACCGAGCAACATCGAACAGATTGCCAGCAGTGGATCGCAGATTCCCAACATGCGGGGGCTCCAATCAGAACGTGTGGATCATGAGCGAAGAGAGCAGTCTGTTTGCTGCAACTCAACGCACCGTCAGCGTACCAGTTGATTCAGCCGTTCCCATCGTGGAGCGTGGGTGTCAGGGTTCACCGACCAGTAGATAAAGAGGACCCGTCCCAACACATGGTGCTTGTTGATCGGCCCCAGGAAGCGACTGTCTAAACTTTCCTCCCGATTGTCTCCCAAAAGGAAATAACTCTCCAGAGGAACGGTGATCGGTGGAAGATGGTCACGGACATGTCCCGCCATACTGGAGCGGTCGGAGTGGCGCACGTAGGGCTCCGATAAGGCCTCACCATTCACGTACACTACTTGATCACGAATCGCGATCT
This is a stretch of genomic DNA from Nitrospira sp.. It encodes these proteins:
- a CDS encoding DEAD/DEAH box helicase, with product MKQNQSSASTSPNATGFSPGFASLGLEAPLLTTLETLGYEEPTPIQREAIPPLLAGRDLLGQAATGTGKTAAFALPLLQQLGHGITARPATLVLVPTRELAIQVGEAVQRYGKELRTSVLTLYGGQPFGPQLYALKRGVDVVVATPGRALDHIRRGTLRLQAVKLVVLDEADEMLDMGFADDLDAILEQTPKTRQTALFSATMPPRIRSIAHRHLRNPAEITIAKEPVKAGTTPRVQQTAYIVARSHRGAALARVIEMADAKSALVFCRTRLEVDDVTTMLIGRGQRAEAIHGGMSQGQRDRVMQAFKSGQTSLLVATDVAARGLDIPHVSHVINYDLPASAEVYVHRIGRTGRAGREGTAMTILDPREQRLLRSIEQHTKARVNVLPIPSVADLRAKQLDRLQGAVVEALQQGGLEVCRQLVERLSSHTAVDVAAAALKLLVRAQGGERTEQEIPGIPVRPPEVRRPMQDGARTGGRPQRGSAGAERRPTGRPLDAGRRAGMARVYVGAGQAAGIRPGDLVGAIANEAKINSAMIGAIEIEERFSIVDVPEALAPRIIQLLSRARIKGRKVPVRIFHD
- a CDS encoding anti-sigma factor antagonist (This anti-anti-sigma factor, or anti-sigma factor antagonist, belongs to a family that includes characterized members SpoIIAA, RsbV, RsfA, and RsfB.), whose protein sequence is MLGICDPLLAICSMLLGGSASYVILSIAERMRASDEGPVSVRWLFIGAVAAGLEIWAIHFIGNLAFCPPVPATQNSVLAILSLLSAGTTGAVAVYLISSHVEGWMRLVSGGMLTGACMTLTHVTSMMAVHQQMDLHNAVLSFVFSIMGIVALSVIVIVIGGWNIAYGGWRVPEKATAMGCALAGTHLIGLMPLYGMVEITSRVQPPTIEVDLLAVVAVSLSTLLAVIDRQVTQASSLARASHARLIEAIESVPQWFALFDADDRLVICNHKYRDVMSGIGAQVQSGESFESIARRTAERGDIPAAIGNVEPWMRWRLDMHRNPGAPYLQYRSTGEWIQINERRTHDDGIVFIATDITALKNAEQAAEDAKARLADSLALVEAAKTRMQEELNVGRDIQRSMLPRVFPAFPDRKEIELYAVLEPALEIGGDLYDFFLVDDHRLCFVVGDVSGNGVPAALFMAMTKIMVKTRAASDPSPASIVTHVNDALSAENDSCMFVTLYLGVLNLRDGTLLTTNAGHNPPLLKRRNGGFEWLTVQDGPLVGPMPGITFTEHTTRLEPGDELFLYTDGVTEADNRRRELFGKDRLKEVLDHSQAISVVSRLGEVMSAVRRFAGDAPQADDITMLGLRYQGVVPSQVNTRVFRQTMPNQLAAIPVLQTAFEDYVAQWAEVTPLIPTLNMALDDLLNNVVQYAFPNDPHEHLIEVEGEVRDACVVLMITDDGIPFNPLTAAHPDLSLLLHEREIGGLGIHLVRSMFDEVTYHRNVGHNVLMLKKKLVSAEIPASRETEATVASPFEIRQAPSQAHQDRVGGRAYVESHQSGGAVIVTPRNRFDTTSAPEVEQILMDYIERGARRMVLDLSAISYMSSIGLRVILKAVRTMTRAGGNMVLVGGTPHVKTVLQLSGALMMGLHASTLEEAMSRLEEAG
- a CDS encoding STAS domain-containing protein; this translates as MDQGTRHTLTVASREDAGITFVKMQGSLSATTAEQGNKEMKKIVDAGARKVILNLADIDYISSGGIRVLILTSKELSAVQGKMKIAAARGMVKEALEASGFHLLNRVYGSTIELCNTEEEAVAAFRG